A window of Bacteroidia bacterium genomic DNA:
CTGCAATTAGTGAGGAAAGGATATTGGGTGTAATTAAAGACATGGCCGATGAAATAAACAGGGATTTGGGTGATAAGAAACCGCTTTTTCTTTCTGTTTTAAATGGTGCATTTTTATTTACTGCCGATTTGATTAAGCATTTTAATAATGAATGCGAAATTTCTTTTGTTAAAATGGCATCCTACTCAGGAACAGAAAGTGGACAATTGAAAAGTTTAATCGGATTAACAGAAGATGTTGCAGGAAGGAATATTGTAATTCTGGAAGATATTATTGATTCTGGAGCTACCGTTGATGCCTTGCTGGAAGAGTTGAAAGAGAAAAATCCTGCCTCCGTTAGCGTAGCCGCCCTAATATTTAAACCGGAAGCCTTTAAACGAAATTTCGCAATCGACTATGTCGGAATAAAAATTCCAAACGACTTTATTGTTGGATATGGAATGGATTACGATGGATTAGGTCGTAATCTTCGAGATATTTATGTAATTGACCCAGAATAACCCCTCTTCATGTTAAACATCGTATTATTCGGACCTCCAGGTGCAGGCAAAGGCACACAAAGCGAGAATCTAATTAAAAAATATGGTTTAGTTCATTTAAGCACAGGAGACGTTTTTAGATTCAATATTAAAAACGAAACTCCTCTTGGCAACCTTGCTAAAAGTTATATGGATAAAGGAGAATTAGTTCCTGACGATGTAACAATTCGGATGCTGGAAAGCGAAGTTCAAAAGCATGCAAGGCCTAAGGGCTTTATTTTCGATGGCTTTCCAAGAACAGCAGCTCAGGCCGAATCTCTTGACTTGTTTTTGGAATCAAAAGGTACTTCAATTGCCATGATGATAGCCCTTGAAGTCCCTGAGTCTGAGCTGGTAAAAAGATTATTACTAAGAGGAAAGGATAGCGGAAGGCCTGATGATCAAAATGAAGAAATTATTCATAATCGAATAAAAGAGTATAATAAAAAAACAGCTCCTCTTAAGGATTTTTACTCAAAACAATCGAAATTTCGTGGTATCAATGGAATTGGAAGTATTGAGGATATTTTTTCTAGAATTTGTGACCAAATAGGT
This region includes:
- the hpt gene encoding hypoxanthine phosphoribosyltransferase; amino-acid sequence: MKDKPIYIHNSRFKPAISEERILGVIKDMADEINRDLGDKKPLFLSVLNGAFLFTADLIKHFNNECEISFVKMASYSGTESGQLKSLIGLTEDVAGRNIVILEDIIDSGATVDALLEELKEKNPASVSVAALIFKPEAFKRNFAIDYVGIKIPNDFIVGYGMDYDGLGRNLRDIYVIDPE
- a CDS encoding adenylate kinase produces the protein MLNIVLFGPPGAGKGTQSENLIKKYGLVHLSTGDVFRFNIKNETPLGNLAKSYMDKGELVPDDVTIRMLESEVQKHARPKGFIFDGFPRTAAQAESLDLFLESKGTSIAMMIALEVPESELVKRLLLRGKDSGRPDDQNEEIIHNRIKEYNKKTAPLKDFYSKQSKFRGINGIGSIEDIFSRICDQIGY